A section of the Leptotrichia sp. HSP-342 genome encodes:
- the ricT gene encoding PSP1 family protein, with the protein MKIINIKFRKTKKVYPFMINDTENYKKGDYVLVDTIRGEQIGIVLGIALNKENSEQDDLKIREVKRKLSSREVQKLMELDKKADDAYFKCKKIVKELLPEMNLVIGEYTFDESKLIFYFTANNRLDFRELVKEVNRTFKKRVEFYQIKTNDEGRILSAFGKYGREIYW; encoded by the coding sequence GTGAAGATAATAAATATTAAGTTCAGAAAGACAAAAAAAGTTTATCCGTTTATGATAAACGATACTGAAAATTATAAAAAAGGGGATTATGTGCTTGTTGACACTATCCGTGGAGAGCAGATTGGAATAGTTTTAGGAATTGCTTTGAATAAGGAAAATAGCGAACAAGATGACTTAAAAATTAGGGAAGTTAAAAGAAAGCTTTCAAGCAGAGAGGTTCAAAAATTGATGGAACTGGATAAAAAAGCGGATGATGCTTATTTTAAGTGTAAAAAAATAGTAAAGGAACTGCTTCCTGAAATGAATCTTGTTATCGGGGAATATACGTTTGATGAAAGCAAGCTTATATTTTATTTTACGGCTAACAACAGACTCGATTTTAGAGAACTCGTAAAGGAAGTAAACAGAACTTTTAAAAAAAGGGTAGAATTTTATCAGATTAAGACAAATGATGAGGGAAGAATACTTTCTGCCTTTGGAAAATATGGAAGAGAAATTTACTGGTAG
- a CDS encoding DNA-binding protein translates to MYITVKQVSEKWGISDRRVRVLCSEGKIPGAYQEGSTWKIPYDAIKPTDGRYKITGTLIPILEEKLSNLKARRPLTEGELERLNEEFLTEYTYNSNAIEGNTLTLRETDMILKGLTINQKSLKEHLEVIGHKEAFE, encoded by the coding sequence ATATATATTACAGTTAAACAAGTTTCTGAAAAATGGGGAATATCTGATAGAAGAGTAAGAGTTTTATGCTCTGAAGGGAAAATACCTGGTGCATATCAAGAAGGAAGCACTTGGAAAATACCATATGATGCAATAAAACCAACTGATGGAAGATATAAAATTACAGGAACGCTCATTCCAATATTAGAAGAAAAATTAAGCAATCTTAAAGCAAGGAGACCTTTAACAGAAGGGGAACTGGAAAGATTAAATGAAGAATTTTTAACAGAATATACCTATAATTCAAATGCAATTGAAGGGAACACTTTAACTTTACGTGAAACAGACATGATTCTTAAAGGGCTTACCATTAACCAAAAATCATTAAAGGAGCATTTGGAAGTAATTGGACACAAGGAAGCTTTTGAGTAG
- the rfbC gene encoding dTDP-4-dehydrorhamnose 3,5-epimerase — MNNFTIKETPIKDLVIIEPKVFGDERGFFMETYNQKSFEELGLTMNFVQDNHSKSKKGVLRGLHFQTKHTQGKLVRVIKGSVYDVAVDLRKGSETFGKWYAVKLSAENKLIFYVPEGFAHGFLTLEDETEFVYRCTDLYAPEYDSGLLWSDKTLNIDWKFEEFGINLDELTISEKDKVQQKFDENKNYFEQ; from the coding sequence ATGAACAATTTTACAATAAAAGAAACCCCAATAAAAGATTTAGTAATAATCGAGCCAAAAGTTTTTGGAGATGAAAGAGGATTTTTTATGGAAACTTACAACCAAAAATCCTTTGAGGAATTAGGACTTACCATGAACTTCGTCCAAGACAATCACTCAAAATCCAAAAAAGGGGTTTTACGTGGACTTCACTTCCAGACAAAACACACTCAAGGAAAATTAGTACGAGTAATAAAAGGAAGTGTCTACGATGTGGCAGTTGATTTAAGAAAAGGAAGCGAAACTTTTGGAAAATGGTACGCAGTAAAATTATCTGCTGAAAACAAATTAATATTCTACGTTCCAGAAGGCTTTGCACATGGATTTCTAACACTTGAAGATGAAACAGAATTTGTTTACAGATGTACAGATTTATATGCTCCAGAATACGACAGCGGACTTTTATGGAGCGACAAAACTTTAAATATCGACTGGAAATTTGAAGAATTTGGAATAAATCTCGATGAACTAACAATTTCTGAAAAAGACAAAGTTCAGCAGAAATTTGATGAAAACAAAAATTATTTTGAACAATAA
- a CDS encoding DUF6290 family protein, translating to MPTLSLRMEKEDLEFLKEYSSMNNLNMSSFVRNLILDKIYDEITEEDEKRILKRWEKSKSEKTSDAEDVFKRLGL from the coding sequence ATGCCAACATTATCATTGAGAATGGAAAAGGAAGACTTGGAGTTCTTAAAAGAATATTCAAGTATGAATAATCTTAATATGTCATCTTTTGTCCGTAACTTAATCTTAGATAAAATATACGATGAAATAACTGAAGAAGATGAAAAAAGAATATTGAAAAGATGGGAAAAATCAAAATCTGAAAAAACTTCTGATGCTGAAGATGTATTCAAAAGGCTAGGATTATAA
- a CDS encoding Fic family protein, with amino-acid sequence MQRYKNSKEDIVTKLARFHIEFESIHPFIDGNGRTGRLLINLELMKEGYPPIDIKFTDRLRYYEAFDEYHVKHNISGMSDMFARYLNRRLDLYLSILDK; translated from the coding sequence TTGCAACGGTATAAAAACAGCAAGGAAGACATTGTAACTAAACTTGCCCGTTTTCATATAGAATTTGAAAGTATTCATCCTTTTATTGATGGAAATGGAAGGACTGGAAGATTGTTAATAAATTTAGAACTTATGAAGGAGGGATATCCACCTATAGATATCAAGTTTACTGATCGACTGAGATATTATGAAGCTTTTGATGAATATCATGTAAAGCACAATATATCAGGAATGTCAGATATGTTTGCTAGATATTTAAATCGGAGACTAGATTTATATTTATCTATTTTAGATAAATAA
- a CDS encoding dTDP-glucose 4,6-dehydratase, which translates to MKTYLVTGAAGFIGANYLKYILNKYKNDEIKVIVVDVLTYAGNLGTIAEEIKDKRVKFEKVDIRDQKEIARIFSENEIDFVVNFAAESHVDRSIENPQIFLETNILGTQNLLENAKKAWTVSKDENGYPVYREGVKYLQVSTDEVYGSLSKDYDTAIDLVIDDEEVKKVVKNRTNLKTYGKNFFTEKTSLDPRSPYSASKASADHIVIAYGETYKMPINITRCSNNYGPYHFPEKLIPLMIKNVLEGKKLPVYGKGDNVRDWLYVEDHCKGIDLVLRNANIYEIYNIGGFNEEQNINIVKLVIDILKEEIENNDEYKKVLKTDLQNINYDLITYVQDRLGHDMRYAIDPSKIARDLGWYPETDFETGIRKTVKWYLEHQEWVNEVVSGDYQKYYEEMYGNK; encoded by the coding sequence ATGAAAACATATTTAGTGACAGGTGCCGCAGGCTTTATCGGTGCCAATTATTTAAAATATATTTTAAATAAATATAAAAATGATGAAATTAAGGTAATTGTCGTAGACGTGCTAACTTATGCTGGAAATTTAGGTACAATTGCTGAAGAAATTAAAGATAAAAGAGTAAAATTTGAAAAAGTTGATATTCGTGACCAAAAGGAAATTGCGAGAATTTTTTCTGAAAATGAAATTGACTTTGTTGTAAACTTTGCAGCTGAATCACACGTTGATCGTTCTATTGAAAATCCGCAGATATTTTTAGAAACAAACATTCTTGGTACGCAAAATCTTTTGGAAAATGCTAAAAAAGCATGGACTGTTTCAAAAGATGAAAATGGATATCCAGTTTACAGAGAAGGTGTAAAATATTTACAAGTTTCCACAGACGAAGTTTACGGAAGTCTTTCAAAAGATTATGACACAGCGATTGACTTGGTAATTGATGATGAAGAAGTGAAAAAAGTTGTAAAAAATAGAACGAATTTAAAAACTTACGGAAAAAATTTCTTCACAGAAAAAACTTCACTTGACCCAAGAAGCCCATATTCAGCTTCCAAAGCGAGTGCCGACCACATCGTAATTGCCTACGGTGAAACTTACAAAATGCCAATAAATATTACAAGATGTTCAAACAACTACGGACCTTACCATTTCCCAGAAAAATTAATCCCACTTATGATTAAAAACGTACTGGAAGGTAAAAAGTTGCCAGTTTACGGAAAAGGGGACAATGTAAGGGATTGGCTTTACGTAGAAGATCACTGTAAAGGAATCGACTTAGTTTTAAGAAATGCCAATATTTACGAAATTTACAATATTGGTGGTTTTAACGAAGAACAAAATATTAATATTGTAAAACTGGTTATCGACATTTTAAAAGAAGAAATTGAAAATAATGACGAATATAAAAAAGTTCTAAAAACTGACTTGCAAAATATAAATTATGATTTGATTACTTATGTTCAAGATAGACTTGGACACGATATGAGATATGCTATTGACCCTTCTAAAATTGCAAGGGATTTAGGATGGTATCCAGAAACAGATTTTGAAACAGGTATCAGAAAAACTGTAAAATGGTACTTGGAACATCAGGAATGGGTAAACGAAGTAGTCTCAGGAGATTATCAAAAATATTACGAAGAAATGTACGGAAATAAATAA
- the nagA gene encoding N-acetylglucosamine-6-phosphate deacetylase yields the protein MIIKNAKIFDGEKFIEEDTVVLEGKFIKKVTNFSLIDEKELENQELVDAKGMVLSPGFIDLQINGCGGVLFNDDISRKTLEIMNETNKRYGCTSFLPTLITSPDEKIEKALNLMNEIKDKEEIGVLGLHIEGPYISVEKKGIHRPEYIRVLSDEMVEKIANAGSEATKIITIAPEKAKVEHLEILKKAGINIAVGHTNATYKECMEKKDYFNCATHLYNAMRALDSREPGVVGFLFNNDTTNCGIIVDGLHMDFASVEIAKKILKDRLYLVTDAVSPAGTDNMTEFMFEGNRVLYKDGKCVSPEGTLGGSALVMIDGVKNLVEKVHVSLEEALRMATSYPAEAVAVDEKYGFIKEGYVADLTYFDDKFNIKGTISKGKLTNY from the coding sequence ATGATTATAAAGAATGCAAAGATATTTGATGGAGAAAAGTTTATTGAGGAAGACACCGTTGTTTTGGAAGGAAAATTTATAAAGAAAGTAACAAATTTTTCATTGATTGATGAAAAAGAATTAGAAAATCAGGAATTGGTCGATGCCAAAGGGATGGTTTTGTCGCCAGGATTTATTGACTTGCAGATTAATGGATGTGGAGGAGTGCTGTTTAATGATGATATTTCACGAAAGACACTTGAGATAATGAATGAAACTAATAAGAGATACGGATGTACTTCGTTTTTGCCAACACTTATAACTTCTCCAGATGAGAAAATAGAAAAAGCTCTAAATCTTATGAATGAAATAAAAGATAAGGAAGAAATTGGAGTTTTGGGGCTTCACATAGAAGGACCTTATATAAGTGTTGAGAAAAAAGGAATTCATCGTCCTGAATATATAAGGGTTTTATCTGATGAAATGGTAGAAAAAATAGCGAATGCAGGATCTGAAGCTACAAAAATAATAACAATTGCACCTGAAAAGGCTAAAGTCGAACATCTTGAAATATTAAAAAAAGCAGGGATTAATATCGCTGTGGGGCATACGAATGCAACGTATAAAGAATGTATGGAAAAGAAAGACTATTTTAATTGTGCTACGCATTTGTATAATGCCATGAGAGCATTGGATTCAAGAGAGCCAGGAGTTGTAGGATTTTTATTCAATAATGACACTACAAACTGTGGGATAATAGTTGATGGGCTTCACATGGATTTTGCTTCTGTGGAAATTGCTAAGAAAATATTGAAAGATCGGCTTTATCTTGTGACAGATGCTGTTAGTCCTGCTGGAACTGATAATATGACAGAATTTATGTTTGAAGGAAATAGAGTTTTGTATAAGGATGGTAAATGTGTTTCGCCAGAAGGGACGCTAGGTGGATCGGCTTTAGTTATGATTGATGGAGTAAAAAATCTTGTAGAGAAAGTTCATGTTTCTCTAGAAGAAGCACTTAGAATGGCTACTTCTTATCCAGCAGAGGCTGTAGCTGTGGATGAAAAATATGGATTTATAAAGGAAGGGTATGTTGCAGATTTGACATATTTTGATGACAAGTTTAATATAAAGGGAACAATTAGTAAAGGAAAATTGACAAATTATTAA
- a CDS encoding transposase: protein MNKRSKRYTKEFKMLILELLEDGRTKKSLENEYGVATATIRKWEKEFKGIIDKKYNANEALNEIMDLKRKLQQEMEKIKN, encoded by the coding sequence ATGAACAAGAGAAGTAAAAGGTATACAAAGGAATTTAAAATGTTAATTTTAGAATTGCTGGAAGATGGAAGAACAAAAAAATCATTAGAAAATGAATATGGGGTAGCAACGGCAACAATCAGAAAATGGGAAAAAGAATTTAAAGGAATCATAGATAAAAAATACAATGCTAACGAAGCTTTAAATGAAATCATGGACTTAAAAAGGAAACTGCAACAAGAAATGGAAAAAATAAAAAATTAG
- the nagB gene encoding glucosamine-6-phosphate deaminase, producing MRVIILKNADEVAKWSAYQIAKKILKFNPTKEKPFVLGLPTGSTPLATYKELINLYNEKILSFENIVTFNMDEYVGLKPEDPQSYHYFMNENFFKYIDIKKENINILNGCAEDLEKECEDYENKIKAAGGIQLFLGGVGEDGHIAFNEPGSSLSSHTRDKDLTYDTILANSRFFDNDIEKVPKWALTIGVGTLMDSKEVMILANGYKKARAVYHGVEGGVNHLWTISALQLHRRAVLVIDEMAASDIKVKTYRYFKEIEAKNLNLEEYKKYLIELAK from the coding sequence ATGCGTGTAATTATTTTGAAAAATGCTGATGAAGTTGCAAAATGGAGTGCATATCAGATAGCTAAGAAAATATTAAAATTTAATCCTACAAAAGAAAAGCCTTTTGTATTAGGACTTCCTACGGGTTCTACACCGCTTGCAACTTATAAGGAATTGATAAATTTATACAATGAAAAAATATTATCATTTGAAAATATTGTAACTTTTAATATGGATGAATATGTGGGATTGAAACCAGAAGATCCACAAAGTTATCATTATTTTATGAACGAAAACTTTTTTAAATATATTGATATAAAAAAAGAAAATATAAATATTCTGAATGGATGTGCCGAGGATTTGGAAAAAGAATGTGAAGATTATGAGAACAAAATAAAGGCAGCAGGTGGAATACAGTTATTTCTAGGTGGAGTTGGAGAAGACGGACATATTGCATTTAATGAGCCAGGTTCATCGCTTTCATCACACACACGTGACAAGGATCTGACTTATGATACAATCTTGGCAAATTCTAGATTTTTTGACAATGATATTGAAAAAGTACCAAAATGGGCATTAACAATAGGTGTAGGAACACTTATGGATTCAAAGGAAGTTATGATTCTTGCAAATGGTTACAAAAAGGCTCGTGCAGTTTATCATGGCGTAGAAGGCGGAGTAAATCATCTTTGGACAATTTCTGCTTTGCAGCTGCATAGAAGGGCTGTATTAGTAATTGATGAAATGGCAGCTTCGGATATAAAAGTTAAAACGTACAGATATTTTAAGGAAATTGAGGCAAAAAATTTGAATTTGGAAGAATATAAAAAATATTTAATAGAATTAGCAAAATAG
- a CDS encoding IS3 family transposase has product MRTVDKYALVKTLFNEFNVSKSRIINLIGIKKSSYYYWVKEVKTQRDIENEILYDIIKSIWQDSRKTYGAVRIHKKLRKLGLEVNIKRVRRLMKENQIKSIIHKKFRNYNKSEDIKEAARNILKRNFDTEKLNEKWVSDITYIWTRKDGWCYLSSIMDLHSRRIISHKVGKFMDIKLVIDTLKMAIYKRGDITDLIIHTDRGSQYMSKEYRKFCAKKGISISYSRKGNPYDNACIESFHVTLKKEYVHNENFESLESLRSRMYEYIEIWYNNSRIHSKIGFTSPNE; this is encoded by the coding sequence ATAAGGACTGTTGACAAGTACGCATTAGTAAAGACTTTATTCAATGAGTTTAATGTTTCAAAATCAAGAATAATTAATTTAATAGGCATTAAAAAAAGCAGCTATTACTACTGGGTTAAAGAGGTCAAGACACAGAGGGATATAGAAAATGAAATTTTGTATGATATAATAAAATCAATATGGCAAGACAGCAGAAAAACTTACGGAGCAGTAAGAATTCATAAAAAACTAAGAAAGTTAGGATTAGAAGTAAACATAAAACGAGTTAGAAGGTTGATGAAGGAAAACCAGATAAAGTCAATAATTCATAAAAAATTTAGAAATTATAACAAATCAGAAGATATAAAAGAAGCAGCAAGAAATATTTTAAAAAGAAATTTTGATACAGAAAAATTAAATGAAAAATGGGTAAGTGATATAACATATATTTGGACAAGAAAGGACGGGTGGTGTTATTTATCAAGTATAATGGATTTGCACAGCAGAAGAATAATATCACATAAGGTTGGAAAATTTATGGATATAAAATTAGTTATCGACACCTTAAAAATGGCGATATATAAAAGAGGGGATATAACTGATCTGATAATACATACAGATAGAGGAAGCCAGTATATGAGTAAAGAATATCGTAAATTTTGTGCAAAAAAAGGCATAAGCATATCTTACAGTAGAAAAGGAAATCCTTATGATAATGCGTGTATAGAATCATTCCATGTAACATTGAAAAAAGAATATGTACATAATGAAAACTTTGAAAGTCTAGAAAGTTTAAGAAGTAGAATGTACGAGTATATAGAAATATGGTATAATAACAGCAGAATACACAGTAAAATAGGATTTACAAGTCCGAATGAATAA
- the radC gene encoding RadC family protein — protein sequence MIEDNREMIFGNKLTEEQEKGHRERLRKRFLSTGVKGFLDYELLELLLTYTVIRKNCRGIAKNLLKKYGDLYTLLKQSEEELRKNKYVTERMIVFLKLLFEIIENGLYKKVHNKKITLSSNVKLMNYLEYSLLKRDVEVFKVLFLNTQNELLKEEELFRGTIDRSTVYIRELIKKIFEYNAKSVILVHNHPAGSLRPSDSDIRLTKKIKEVFESLEIRLLDHLIISEKGYFSFLEGGIL from the coding sequence ATGATAGAGGATAATAGAGAGATGATATTTGGAAATAAATTGACTGAAGAGCAGGAAAAAGGGCATAGAGAACGGCTTAGGAAGAGATTCCTTTCAACAGGAGTGAAGGGATTTCTGGATTATGAACTTCTGGAGCTGCTGCTCACGTATACTGTTATTAGAAAGAATTGTAGGGGAATTGCTAAGAATTTGCTAAAAAAATATGGAGATTTGTATACGCTTCTGAAACAGTCTGAGGAGGAACTAAGAAAAAATAAGTATGTGACTGAAAGAATGATAGTGTTTCTGAAACTTCTGTTTGAGATAATCGAAAATGGACTTTACAAAAAAGTACATAATAAAAAAATTACCTTATCCAGTAATGTAAAACTTATGAATTATTTAGAATATTCGTTACTGAAAAGAGATGTTGAGGTGTTTAAAGTACTCTTTTTAAATACTCAGAATGAACTTCTGAAGGAAGAGGAGCTGTTTCGTGGAACAATTGACAGAAGTACAGTCTACATACGTGAACTGATAAAAAAAATTTTTGAATACAATGCGAAATCAGTAATTCTAGTGCATAATCATCCAGCAGGTTCACTAAGACCATCAGATTCCGATATCAGATTGACAAAAAAAATAAAAGAGGTTTTTGAAAGTCTTGAAATAAGGCTTCTGGATCATCTTATAATAAGTGAGAAGGGATATTTTAGTTTTTTAGAAGGTGGAATATTGTGA
- a CDS encoding peptide ABC transporter substrate-binding protein, with amino-acid sequence MKKMYTIFILLLGVFNLSCSESKTGTYSENKTEKNIFNTIVDTISGAKFEYNVAESTPDTFNLVHLFLPESYDAQLLNDKHPENIRNYEAADIFDLLFEGLVRIDENGKIVPGLAEKWETGKDKTKWTFHLRKGLKYSDGTPIKAEDFKTALLRMLNPEIISPNTDILFLIKNGREFYEGKVKAENVGIKILDNNETIELELTKPIGYFDMLMTKVEFSPLNQEFFGKLGEKYGKIPENILYSGPYIIKSIGKRKLLLEKNKNYWNGNSIKMNKINIYGGLWDGNDYKRIAESKGIDATVVYSQFFSRAKLKNDMKETQRLSAGSSYYYVFNTKVKTLSNPKVRKAIDAVMAGETRREYGFVPGYISINGKNFSVLAAKNGKAESRSYHYKNIKELLDEGLKELGISKMPVLNIAIKENSIDGFSENLKKHLGIDVEVTRMSYKDLILKSRKKDFDIIENEILLGFNDPILYLERFVSDSPYNYGSYSNSEYDKLIKIASETKDINIRTDALIKAENIYEKENPAAKMGYGEITHIILEKPGIKELKLVPYGGILYLRNVNKAK; translated from the coding sequence ATGAAAAAAATGTATACAATTTTTATATTATTATTAGGAGTATTCAATTTATCATGTTCTGAAAGTAAAACAGGAACATATTCTGAAAATAAGACAGAAAAAAATATATTTAATACAATTGTAGACACAATTAGTGGGGCTAAATTTGAATATAATGTTGCTGAAAGTACTCCTGATACTTTTAATTTAGTACATCTGTTTCTTCCTGAATCTTACGATGCTCAGCTGCTTAATGATAAACACCCTGAAAATATCAGAAATTATGAAGCTGCCGATATTTTTGACCTTTTATTTGAAGGACTTGTCAGAATTGATGAAAATGGGAAAATAGTTCCCGGACTGGCAGAAAAATGGGAAACAGGCAAGGATAAAACCAAGTGGACTTTTCATCTGAGAAAAGGATTGAAATATTCTGACGGAACTCCTATAAAAGCTGAAGATTTTAAAACTGCATTGTTGAGAATGCTGAATCCTGAGATAATATCTCCGAATACGGATATCCTTTTTCTTATAAAGAACGGCAGAGAATTTTATGAAGGAAAGGTAAAAGCTGAAAATGTAGGGATAAAAATATTGGATAATAATGAAACTATTGAACTGGAACTAACCAAGCCGATAGGATATTTTGATATGTTAATGACAAAAGTAGAATTTTCACCTTTAAATCAGGAATTTTTTGGGAAATTAGGAGAAAAATACGGAAAAATACCTGAAAATATTTTATATTCAGGACCTTATATCATAAAAAGTATAGGAAAAAGAAAATTATTATTGGAAAAAAATAAAAATTACTGGAACGGTAACAGTATAAAAATGAATAAAATCAATATTTATGGTGGTTTGTGGGATGGAAATGACTATAAAAGAATTGCTGAAAGCAAAGGAATAGACGCAACTGTTGTATATTCCCAGTTCTTTTCAAGAGCCAAACTGAAAAATGATATGAAAGAAACACAGAGACTATCTGCAGGTTCTTCTTATTATTATGTTTTCAATACTAAAGTAAAAACATTAAGTAATCCTAAAGTCAGAAAGGCTATAGATGCTGTAATGGCAGGAGAAACAAGGAGAGAATACGGATTTGTTCCAGGATACATCAGTATTAATGGCAAAAATTTCTCTGTTTTAGCTGCAAAAAATGGAAAAGCTGAAAGTAGGAGTTATCATTACAAAAATATAAAAGAATTATTAGATGAGGGATTAAAAGAATTAGGAATAAGTAAAATGCCTGTTTTAAATATTGCTATTAAAGAAAATTCCATTGACGGGTTCTCAGAAAATTTAAAAAAACATCTTGGAATAGATGTCGAAGTTACAAGAATGTCTTATAAGGATTTAATTTTAAAATCAAGAAAAAAAGATTTTGATATTATTGAAAATGAAATTTTGTTAGGATTTAATGACCCGATACTTTACCTTGAAAGATTTGTATCAGACAGTCCTTATAATTACGGTTCTTATTCTAATTCTGAATATGATAAACTTATAAAAATTGCCTCTGAAACAAAAGATATTAACATCAGAACGGATGCTCTAATCAAAGCTGAAAATATATATGAGAAAGAAAATCCTGCAGCAAAAATGGGCTACGGTGAAATTACTCATATTATTCTTGAAAAACCAGGAATAAAAGAACTGAAATTAGTTCCTTATGGCGGGATTTTATATTTAAGAAATGTTAATAAAGCTAAATAG
- a CDS encoding histidine-type phosphatase — translation MQNEVIKKGECLSPDNVQIYTNSLQRTIATGESLTTGMFPGCDIKIEHKMEIGKMDPVFNPIITTDNVKFKEEALKGTNLKKQNQELKDSYSLLSNVINYIKSEECLKEGKCKFFNEEGTLKIEKDKEPGVDGPIKLGTQIGDALLLQYYEGYPLDKIAGNNINTREKWQKITDIKNGYEDLLFATDKVAKNVAEPLIKYIYNDIYSSNHKVTVLVGHDSNIVAMLAALGFKDYKLEEQVEKTPIGGKVFFEIWKDKKTGERKVKVEYIYQTLSQIRETQKLTRENPPKHTVLEMKNCKINRGGYCPYSKFMTELKKFN, via the coding sequence ATACAAAATGAAGTTATAAAAAAAGGAGAGTGCTTAAGTCCTGATAATGTTCAAATTTATACAAATAGCCTGCAAAGAACGATTGCAACTGGGGAATCACTTACAACAGGGATGTTTCCGGGATGTGATATTAAAATAGAGCATAAAATGGAAATAGGGAAAATGGATCCTGTATTTAATCCGATAATTACAACTGATAATGTGAAATTTAAGGAAGAAGCATTAAAAGGAACGAATTTAAAGAAGCAGAATCAGGAATTGAAAGATTCGTACTCTTTATTGAGTAATGTAATTAACTATATAAAATCTGAAGAATGCCTGAAGGAAGGAAAATGTAAATTTTTTAATGAAGAAGGAACGTTAAAAATTGAAAAGGATAAGGAGCCAGGAGTAGACGGACCGATAAAATTGGGGACACAGATTGGAGATGCTTTGTTATTGCAATATTATGAAGGATATCCACTAGATAAAATTGCTGGAAATAATATAAATACGAGGGAAAAATGGCAAAAAATAACAGATATAAAAAATGGATATGAAGATTTACTATTTGCAACAGATAAAGTAGCTAAGAATGTGGCTGAACCATTGATAAAATACATTTATAATGATATATATTCTTCAAATCACAAAGTAACGGTATTAGTGGGACATGATTCTAATATAGTTGCTATGTTGGCTGCGTTAGGTTTTAAAGATTATAAGCTGGAAGAGCAGGTTGAAAAAACTCCAATTGGTGGAAAAGTATTCTTTGAAATTTGGAAAGATAAAAAAACAGGAGAAAGAAAAGTAAAAGTTGAGTACATATATCAGACATTGAGTCAAATAAGGGAAACACAAAAATTGACAAGAGAAAATCCACCAAAACATACAGTTTTAGAAATGAAAAATTGTAAAATTAACAGAGGAGGATATTGTCCGTATTCTAAATTTATGACAGAATTAAAAAAATTTAATTAA